A single genomic interval of Lathyrus oleraceus cultivar Zhongwan6 chromosome 7, CAAS_Psat_ZW6_1.0, whole genome shotgun sequence harbors:
- the LOC127101278 gene encoding uncharacterized protein LOC127101278 encodes MTAAATASCYLLPVLRSQPPLPSLSPSSSFLSFLKPFFLPSSNITLRKLHRHAPLPKTLPHSFLSTPSFSSRAFSYTPPLSAVIGASSPNSTEEASEEEEEYDEESGFTERDSVEDTEVVDSTSSPLVGKREERLKLKMPSLSVKERKELASYAHSLGKKLNTQLVGKSGVTPNLVTAFTDNLEANELLKIKIHGSCPGELDDVMKQLEEATGSVIVDRIGRTLILYRPSLSKLKVEEKRKQVRKLFLEKQHKRRLLINRSNKQAPKSSKRGSPWRARSSSS; translated from the exons ATGACGGCAGCGGCAACAGCATCCTGTTACCTCCTCCCTGTTCTTCGTTCACAACCGCCGTTACCGTCACTGTCACCGTCTTCCTCTTTCCTTTCATTTCTCAAACCTTTCTTTCTTCCTTCTTCCAATATTACCCTTCGAAAACTTCACCGTCATGCACCTCTTCCCAAAACCCTTCCCCACTCTTTCTTATCCACACCCTCCTTTTCTTCCCGCGCTTTTTCCTACACCCCTCCCCTCTCCGCCGTAATTGGAGCTTCATCTCCGAATTCCACAGAAGAAGCATCGGAAGAAGAAGAAGAGTACGATGAAGAATCTGGTTTCACTGAAAGAGACAGTGTCGAAGATACAGAAGTGGTGGATTCGACTTCTTCGCCCTTGGTGGGAAAGAGGGAAGAGAGATTGAAGTTGAAAATGCCGAGTTTAAGTGTGAAGGAAAGGAAAGAACTTGCGTCTTATGCACATAGTTTGGGGAAAAAGCTTAATACACAGTTGGTGGGTAAATCTGGTGTTACCCCCAATCTTGTTACCGCTTTCACTGATAACCTTGAAGCTAATGAACTTCTCAAG ATTAAAATACATGGGAGTTGTCCAGGTGAGTTAGATGATGTTATGAAGCAGTTGGAAGAAGCAACTGGCTCAGTGATCGTCGATCGGATTGGTCGAACCCTTATTTTATACCGGCCTAGTCTCTCCAAATTGAAGGTAGAAGAAAAGAGGAAACAAGTTCGGAAACTTTTTCTGGAAAAACAACATAAACGAAGACTACTAATAAACAGG AGTAACAAACAAGCACCCAAATCATCAAAGCGAGGCTCACCGTGGAGAGCGAGAAGCAGTAGCTCATAA